One Quadrisphaera sp. RL12-1S DNA segment encodes these proteins:
- a CDS encoding metal-sensitive transcriptional regulator, with amino-acid sequence MTPPGGTVRPVEEEAQHGYSHAKEAHLKRLRRIEGQVRGLQRMVDEDQYCIDVLTQVSAATKALQQVALGLLEEHLSHCVVDAARRGGPEAEEKVREASAAIARLVRS; translated from the coding sequence CTGACACCCCCCGGGGGTACCGTTCGCCCCGTGGAGGAGGAAGCGCAGCACGGGTACTCGCACGCCAAGGAGGCGCACCTCAAGCGGCTGCGCCGCATCGAGGGGCAGGTCCGGGGCCTGCAGCGCATGGTCGACGAGGACCAGTACTGCATCGACGTGCTCACCCAGGTGTCAGCCGCCACCAAGGCGCTGCAGCAGGTGGCGCTCGGGCTGCTCGAGGAGCACCTGTCCCACTGCGTGGTCGACGCCGCCCGGCGCGGTGGCCCCGAGGCCGAGGAGAAGGTCCGCGAGGCCTCCGCGGCCATCGCCCGCCTCGTCCGCTCCTGA
- a CDS encoding isochorismatase family protein, which translates to MTALEDRPGTALLVVDVQADVVGGALRRDEVVSAIAGLVERARSEGVPVVWVQHSDEGLPEGSDGWRIVEELQPAGGEPVVHKRYGDSFEATDLEEVLAQRRVGRLVVTGAETDACIRSTLHGAFTRGYDVTLVADAHTAGDKTAWGAPPVADVVAHTNLYWQFQRAPGRTAEVVPAADVSLGSGAAGA; encoded by the coding sequence ATGACCGCGCTGGAGGACCGTCCGGGCACCGCGCTGCTGGTCGTCGACGTGCAGGCCGACGTCGTCGGCGGGGCACTGCGGCGTGACGAGGTGGTGAGCGCCATCGCCGGCCTCGTCGAGCGCGCCCGCTCCGAGGGCGTCCCGGTCGTGTGGGTGCAGCACTCCGACGAGGGCCTGCCCGAGGGCAGCGACGGGTGGCGGATCGTCGAGGAGCTGCAGCCCGCCGGTGGCGAGCCCGTCGTGCACAAGCGCTACGGCGACAGCTTCGAGGCCACGGACCTCGAGGAGGTGCTGGCGCAGCGGCGGGTGGGCCGGCTCGTGGTGACCGGCGCCGAGACCGACGCCTGCATCCGCTCCACCCTCCACGGCGCCTTCACGCGCGGCTACGACGTCACGCTCGTCGCGGACGCGCACACCGCAGGCGACAAGACCGCCTGGGGCGCCCCGCCGGTGGCCGACGTCGTCGCGCACACCAACCTCTACTGGCAGTTCCAGCGAGCGCCCGGCCGCACCGCTGAGGTCGTCCCCGCTGCGGACGTCTCGCTGGGGTCCGGCGCGGCGGGAGCGTGA
- a CDS encoding alpha/beta hydrolase encodes MTRRGLLAVSAAAGSAVLAACGSTSTPSPPPTTTPATSAAPPPPTSSPPPTGATTGQGPRVLTDLPYAAAVERAHLVDLYLPDPSVTPGPWPVVLFFPGSAWRSGDAKGGPTELSGGTTAALLAQRWGPAGFAVAGVNVRSSAQAVFPGPLHDAKAAVRYLRSRAAELGLDPARFATMGTSSGGWCASMTGLVSGVADLEGADLGHADQSSAVQAVVDLFGPTDFTAMDSQLVPGGQTHDGADSAESALMGFPIQSDPEATHRADPTRYVTAGSPPLWVAHGTADELVPPGQSELLFAACERAGASATLTLVAGAGHTDAYLANGAPDREVRTTRAGRTSSGTDPDPTYDAVLAFLRSALG; translated from the coding sequence ATGACCCGACGCGGCCTGCTGGCCGTCTCGGCGGCCGCGGGGTCCGCGGTGCTGGCCGCCTGCGGCTCGACCAGCACCCCGTCGCCCCCACCGACGACGACGCCCGCGACGTCGGCAGCTCCGCCGCCGCCCACGAGCAGCCCCCCGCCCACCGGCGCCACCACGGGCCAGGGGCCGCGGGTGCTCACCGACCTGCCCTACGCGGCGGCGGTGGAGCGGGCGCACCTGGTGGACCTCTACCTGCCGGACCCCTCGGTCACGCCCGGCCCGTGGCCGGTGGTGCTCTTCTTCCCCGGATCGGCCTGGCGCAGCGGTGACGCCAAGGGCGGTCCCACCGAGCTGTCCGGCGGGACGACCGCGGCGCTGCTGGCGCAGCGGTGGGGGCCGGCGGGGTTCGCCGTGGCGGGCGTCAACGTGCGCAGCAGCGCGCAGGCGGTCTTCCCCGGCCCGCTGCACGACGCGAAGGCCGCGGTGCGGTACCTGCGCTCGCGCGCGGCCGAGCTGGGCCTCGACCCCGCCCGCTTCGCCACGATGGGGACCAGCAGCGGCGGGTGGTGCGCGTCCATGACCGGGCTGGTCAGCGGCGTGGCCGACCTCGAGGGCGCTGACCTGGGCCACGCCGACCAGAGCAGCGCGGTGCAGGCCGTGGTGGACCTCTTCGGCCCCACCGACTTCACGGCCATGGACTCCCAGCTCGTGCCCGGGGGCCAGACCCACGACGGCGCCGACTCCGCAGAGTCCGCGCTCATGGGCTTCCCGATCCAGTCCGATCCCGAGGCCACCCACCGCGCGGACCCGACCCGGTACGTCACCGCTGGCAGCCCCCCGCTGTGGGTCGCCCACGGCACCGCGGACGAGCTGGTGCCGCCCGGCCAGTCCGAGCTGCTCTTCGCCGCGTGCGAGCGCGCGGGCGCCAGCGCCACGCTCACCCTCGTGGCCGGGGCGGGGCACACCGACGCCTACCTCGCGAACGGCGCCCCCGACCGCGAGGTCCGCACCACCCGCGCCGGCCGGACCTCCAGCGGCACCGATCCCGACCCCACCTACGACGCCGTGCTCGCGTTCCTGCGGAGCGCCCTGGGCTGA
- a CDS encoding cytochrome P450, translating into MLDAPGPLPRDMLRDLLGIRRDPLGYLRGAVQRWGDHVAFPLPRTPVLLVNTVAGARRVLVENAGNWSKRTVQYGALSLVTGSGLLTSDGSAWREARRVAQPAFHRSGLVAVAEQSVAAAERLRSRWDAAGGGLVDVDAAALQATLEVVGRTLFGGDVTAEGVDDGERVVAAVLEALGVVVSRARTPVPGWLPTPSRRRLRRANRVMDEVVERVVARRRAAGELGEDLLGLLLAAVDEGRLPPEAVRGELVTMVIAGHETVASCLTWTLHLLAQHPRAQERVHDELDRVLGGPGDPGDPADPADPAGPAALRAPTWEDLRELTWTRAVVDESLRLYPPAWVVTRRSESDDVVDGVSVPAGTLVIVSPWLLQRRADAHADPERFDPGRFTGEGPEVPRGAYLPFGAGARLCIGRDFALTEAVLVLAALLRDRAVRPVPGREPVLEALVTLRARDGLVLRLEPR; encoded by the coding sequence GTGCTGGACGCACCGGGACCCCTGCCGCGGGACATGCTGCGCGACCTGCTGGGCATCCGCCGGGACCCGCTGGGCTACCTGCGCGGCGCCGTGCAGCGCTGGGGCGACCACGTGGCCTTCCCCCTGCCGCGCACCCCCGTCCTGCTGGTCAACACCGTCGCGGGGGCGCGCCGCGTGCTGGTGGAGAACGCGGGGAACTGGAGCAAGCGCACCGTCCAGTACGGGGCGCTGTCGCTGGTCACCGGCAGCGGCCTGCTCACCAGCGACGGCAGCGCCTGGCGCGAGGCGCGCCGCGTGGCGCAGCCGGCGTTCCACCGCTCTGGCCTGGTCGCCGTCGCGGAGCAGTCCGTGGCGGCCGCCGAGCGCCTGCGCTCCCGCTGGGACGCGGCCGGCGGCGGTCTCGTCGACGTCGACGCCGCGGCCCTGCAGGCGACGCTCGAGGTGGTGGGCCGCACCCTCTTCGGCGGTGACGTCACCGCGGAGGGCGTCGACGACGGCGAGCGCGTGGTCGCCGCCGTCCTGGAGGCCCTCGGCGTGGTGGTCTCCCGGGCCCGCACGCCTGTGCCGGGCTGGCTGCCCACGCCCTCGCGGCGCCGCCTGCGCCGCGCCAACCGCGTCATGGACGAGGTGGTCGAGCGGGTGGTGGCGCGCCGCCGCGCCGCCGGGGAGCTCGGGGAGGACCTGCTGGGCCTCCTGCTCGCTGCCGTCGACGAGGGCCGGCTGCCCCCGGAGGCCGTGCGCGGGGAACTGGTCACCATGGTCATCGCCGGCCACGAGACGGTCGCCTCCTGCCTCACGTGGACCCTGCACCTGCTGGCGCAGCACCCACGGGCCCAGGAGCGGGTGCACGACGAGCTGGACCGCGTCCTCGGCGGCCCTGGAGACCCGGGAGACCCGGCGGACCCGGCGGACCCGGCTGGTCCGGCCGCGCTGCGGGCGCCGACCTGGGAGGACCTGCGCGAGCTCACGTGGACCCGCGCCGTGGTGGACGAGTCGCTGCGGCTCTACCCGCCCGCGTGGGTGGTCACCCGCCGCTCGGAGTCCGACGACGTCGTGGACGGCGTGTCCGTGCCCGCCGGCACCCTGGTGATCGTCAGCCCGTGGCTGCTGCAGCGGCGCGCTGACGCCCACGCGGACCCCGAGCGCTTCGACCCGGGCCGGTTCACCGGGGAGGGCCCGGAGGTGCCGCGCGGCGCCTACCTGCCGTTCGGCGCCGGAGCGCGGCTGTGCATCGGACGGGACTTCGCCCTCACGGAGGCGGTGCTGGTGCTGGCCGCGCTGCTGCGCGACCGCGCCGTGCGTCCCGTCCCCGGACGTGAGCCCGTGCTCGAGGCCCTGGTGACGCTGCGGGCCCGGGACGGTCTGGTGCTGCGCCTCGAGCCGCGCTGA
- a CDS encoding GroES family chaperonin, protein MLHDRVLVALDREAGERRSGSGIVIPATAAVGKRLSWGEVAAVGQHVRQVQLGDRVLFDPEDRAEVELSGRDYVLLRERDLHAVAAPRVEAGSTGLYL, encoded by the coding sequence ATGCTGCACGACCGGGTGCTGGTGGCCCTGGACCGCGAGGCCGGTGAGCGCCGCTCAGGCTCCGGCATCGTCATCCCCGCCACGGCCGCCGTCGGCAAGCGCCTCTCCTGGGGCGAGGTGGCGGCCGTCGGCCAGCACGTCCGGCAGGTGCAGCTGGGGGACCGGGTGCTCTTCGACCCGGAGGACCGCGCCGAGGTGGAGCTGTCAGGGCGCGACTACGTGCTGCTGCGCGAGCGCGACCTGCACGCCGTGGCCGCTCCCCGCGTGGAGGCCGGCTCCACCGGCCTGTACCTCTGA
- a CDS encoding DUF3618 domain-containing protein, translating into MSVPPDEPARLEREISLHQQHLAATVDELAARVAPKALAQQGVESAKTKAKELVLDGDGALRVERLAAVGGAVVAVVGLFTGLAVKRRH; encoded by the coding sequence ATGAGCGTCCCGCCCGACGAGCCCGCGCGCCTCGAGCGCGAGATCAGCCTCCACCAGCAGCACCTCGCCGCCACCGTCGACGAGCTCGCCGCCCGTGTCGCGCCGAAGGCGCTGGCGCAGCAGGGCGTGGAGAGCGCGAAGACGAAGGCCAAGGAGCTGGTGCTCGACGGTGACGGCGCGCTGCGCGTCGAGCGGCTGGCCGCCGTCGGCGGGGCCGTCGTCGCGGTGGTGGGCCTGTTCACGGGCCTGGCGGTCAAGCGCCGCCACTGA
- a CDS encoding peroxiredoxin, which yields MADRLEPGDLAPDFTLPATHGGSWTLSEHRGRSVVVYFYPAAGTPGCTTQACDFRDNLGSLGAAGYDVVGVSPDPLPKLEAWSAEEQLPFPLASDTERGVVQRWGAWGEKTMYGKTTTGLLRSTVVVGPDGVVTHASYNVKATGHVARLRKELGVD from the coding sequence GTGGCCGATCGCCTCGAGCCGGGTGACCTCGCCCCGGACTTCACGCTCCCCGCGACGCACGGCGGCAGCTGGACGCTCTCCGAGCACCGCGGCCGCTCCGTCGTCGTCTACTTCTACCCCGCGGCGGGCACGCCGGGCTGCACCACGCAGGCCTGCGACTTCCGCGACAACCTCGGCTCCCTGGGCGCCGCGGGCTACGACGTGGTGGGGGTCTCCCCCGACCCGCTGCCCAAGCTCGAGGCGTGGTCGGCCGAGGAGCAGCTGCCCTTCCCGCTCGCCAGCGACACCGAGCGCGGCGTGGTCCAGCGCTGGGGCGCGTGGGGCGAGAAGACGATGTACGGCAAGACCACCACCGGCCTCCTGCGGTCCACCGTCGTGGTCGGCCCGGACGGTGTGGTGACGCACGCGTCCTACAACGTCAAGGCCACCGGCCACGTGGCGCGGCTGCGCAAGGAGCTCGGCGTCGACTGA